The Bacteroidales bacterium genome contains the following window.
ATTTCAATTTTCGTTGTGTTGCCTGACATCAAAAAAACTTTGAATGGCCCGCTGATTTGCAAAGATTTAAAATCTCCCGCTTCCCGTGATATTTTTTTTATTATTCCGTTTCCCTTTACGGGGTCGGAATTTATACAGGAAGCCATATTAAACAGCAGAGTGAAAATAAAGATACAAGAAACAAAAATATGTTTTTTCATAGTGCATTTATTTTAAAACAAGTTTGTCAATAACCGGTTTGTCAAAATAGCTATTCAGACGTTCCACTATCATGGATTTTATCATATTCAGCTCGCTGCGCACCACAGAAGAATTTAACTCAACATACAGGGTGCGTTTGCTGACCCATAATCGTGTGGTATGCCCAGCTATGGCCTTGCCAACTGTTTCTTCCCACTTATCTGCAACATTATATCGGTTCAGTTTATCGCTGAAATTATACTCTTCGATTAGCTCCTTAATAATATCTTTCAATGGCCTTTCTCCGTATTTCATCAGAGTTCAATTTCGTTAGCGTTGTTGCCGGCGATAATGAACACTTTGCCCGGCGAATTGATTTTTTTTATGGTGTACACGATTCTTTCTTTTTGAGTGTCGGTGATAAAAACCTGTCCGAAATTATTTTCGGAGGTCAGCTGCACGATATGTTCCACCCTCTCATCATCAAGTTTGTCAAAGATATCATCAAAGAGCAACACCGGTTTGTAGCCTTTGGCATTTTTGATATAGTCGAACTGGGCAAGTTTGATAGCAATGGTATATGATTTTTGCTGTCCCTGTGAGCCGAATTTCCGCAAAGGGTGCCCGCCTATAATAAAGTTCAGGTCATCTTTATGGATTCCTGCAGTGGTATAAAGAACGCTGCGGTCCTTTGACAGTGAGGCCGCCAACAGTTCGGTAAGAGGCGCATCGTTAAGCTGTGATTCGTATTTAAGCTTTACTTTTTCTTTATCGCCGCTGATAAGCTTATAATATCTGTTGAAATAAGGCTCAAAATCTCTGATAAAATTATCTCTTTTGCTGTGAATTTTCGTTCCCAGTGTAACAAGCTGTGTATCCCATATTTCAAGGGCGTCGGCATCAAAGGAGCGGCTTTCAAAAAACAATTTAAGCAGTTTATTGCGCTGAAAAAGAGCTTTGTTATAGTTAATCAGGTCATCAAGATATATCCTGTCGAACTGGCTGATGAAACTGTCGAGAAAACGCCTTCTTTCGTCACTGCCGCTGTAAATCATATCAGAATCATGCGGTGAAACTATCACAACGGGAAACAACCCGATATGGTCGGCCAGGCGGCTGTATTCCTTTTTGTTCAACTTCACAACCTTTTGGTGGCTGCGTTTCTGTGTTACAAGTACTGTTTCGGGTTGTGTATTCTGTTTTACCCAGCTGCCCTGTATGGTAAAAAATTCCTGGCCATGGCGGATATTCTGGGTGTCAATCACATTAAAATAACTTTTACAAAATGACAAATAATGTATAGCATCAAGCAGATTGGTTTTCCCTACGCCATTATTTCCTACAAAGCAATTAATCTTCTCTGAAAAAAACAATTCCGTTTCTTGATAATTTTTAAAATTTTTAAGAGATAGTTTTTTCAGGTACATGATTTTCAGTTTGAAGAAAAGCCTATAAATAGATTCCCAGATTTTTTATTGTTTCCAAATATCATCTGGTGAATAGACTTGTGGGCGTTCAGTATTTTTAAGCCCCACTGGCTGCCGAAGTGCATGCGGCACGAATACACTGCGTTTTCACGGGCAGTATGTGTGTTTTTCTGATACAATATTAAAAAATCTTTCAGGTCCTGGTAAATATCGGCAAGGTTTTCAGAGATGCTGAGACTGTCTGCTTCATCAGGATTGCCGGGTATTTCGCTATCCTCAAAGCGGTCGCATTTCCCAATTTTGTTTCGCAACAGGTTAAATATACGTTCCCAATCTTCCTGTGTTACATATCTTTCGGTAAGCTCTTTGTTGACCGGCTCTATATCCGGCAACATAGAGCCCTTAATATACACCAGCGGAAGCACACGCTGAAGGTAGGCAAAAATAAAAGCCACATCGTATTTTTCAATTTCTTCAAGAAACAAACACAATTCGTTAGCCACAGTAATAAATTCAAGGACATTTTTAGATTTTACCATATCCTCAGATTCTTTCTTCATAGAATAATTTTTACAATAATACAAAAAAATAAATTATGACTGTAAATTTGCTTTTTCAAAAAAAACACTTACATTTGTCTTTTAATCTCTTAAAAAAAGTAGTTTAAAAAATCTCAAACAATTTAGCACTGAAATAACGCAGAACCCTGCATTAATATTTTGTTGTTTCAGTGTCAGGAAAAATATTTTTTCTTTTTTTATTTTCTAAACCAACCACAGAGCTATGGATAAAAAAGAACTGAAGAAGAAAATAGTTGCGGCCTGCCTTGAAATTCAGCATACAACAGCACAACGTGCCACAGCAGAGATGGAAGAAGCATACCAAAACGCCACGGAATATGGTACGCCTGAAGATTGGTTCGACACATATAAAGCTGATATGCTGAACAAACGAAACATTTTCAGCAAACAGCTTCAGAAGATTCAGGAGGATATAAGAATTGTTGAACGAATTGACACCACTATTATTCATGAAAAAGCAGTATTTGGCTCCGTGATTATCACAGATAATCAAAAGCTGTTTATCGCTGTTGGAATTGGAAAAATTATTGTTAATAAAGAAGAATATTATTCCATATCACCTTCCGTACCGCTTTTTCAGGCCATGAAGGGACTGAAAGCTGGCGACACTTTTGAGTTCAGAGGCAGTAAACAAAAAATTATTGACATTTTCTGATATCAGTTGCCTTTTAATGCAAGCTGATTTTTCACAGGGTTTGCATACATAGCTAGGATAATATTTATCATCTCTTTTTCGGGATATTCGGCAGCTTCTTTTTTTACTTTTCCGGATATGTATTTAATAAATGCTTCCCGCTCACTGTCGGAATAAAGTTCCTTGTTACCGGTTTTACCGTTGAGAACATCGTATGCTATAAAATTGGGTTTCCACAGCTTATATCCGCAGTGAATATTTCTATCTATGCATGAAGCTGCATTTTTGAGCCAATCGTTAATGCCGGCCGTTTTGTCATCAAAAGCACGTGAGTTTAACAAATTTCCGAAAGCAACATGCACATTGCCTTTGTATTCCAGTATTCCTTTTATCATGCTTTTATAATCCTCAGCGGGGGTTTTTACAAAATCCATTTTATTATCCTTGTGGTATAATTCTATGGCTTTTAGCACATCACATGGGTCGTATTCGTATGAAAGGGCCACCGGGACTATGGGCAGATTAAAAAACACTTCCCTGAAATTTTTCTCATCGTGCATCACCAGCATTTTCAGCAGGCCATATTGTGTTTTGTCGTTGCCGTCTTTGGCCCTGCCCTGCCGCTGGGCAATCCATACCGATTCTTTTCTTTCATGGATGACATATGAAATATACGATGAAAGCAGCATGGAATATTCAAGCATCTGACGTGCCGGAAGGTTACGCTTAACAATAAAACTTTTGTTGATTCTTACCAGGTTAGTAATCATGGGAGAAATCAAGAGGTTTCCACCTATG
Protein-coding sequences here:
- a CDS encoding DUF5063 domain-containing protein — its product is MKKESEDMVKSKNVLEFITVANELCLFLEEIEKYDVAFIFAYLQRVLPLVYIKGSMLPDIEPVNKELTERYVTQEDWERIFNLLRNKIGKCDRFEDSEIPGNPDEADSLSISENLADIYQDLKDFLILYQKNTHTARENAVYSCRMHFGSQWGLKILNAHKSIHQMIFGNNKKSGNLFIGFSSN
- a CDS encoding DNA replication/repair protein RecF — its product is MYLKKLSLKNFKNYQETELFFSEKINCFVGNNGVGKTNLLDAIHYLSFCKSYFNVIDTQNIRHGQEFFTIQGSWVKQNTQPETVLVTQKRSHQKVVKLNKKEYSRLADHIGLFPVVIVSPHDSDMIYSGSDERRRFLDSFISQFDRIYLDDLINYNKALFQRNKLLKLFFESRSFDADALEIWDTQLVTLGTKIHSKRDNFIRDFEPYFNRYYKLISGDKEKVKLKYESQLNDAPLTELLAASLSKDRSVLYTTAGIHKDDLNFIIGGHPLRKFGSQGQQKSYTIAIKLAQFDYIKNAKGYKPVLLFDDIFDKLDDERVEHIVQLTSENNFGQVFITDTQKERIVYTIKKINSPGKVFIIAGNNANEIEL
- a CDS encoding DUF721 domain-containing protein, which gives rise to MKYGERPLKDIIKELIEEYNFSDKLNRYNVADKWEETVGKAIAGHTTRLWVSKRTLYVELNSSVVRSELNMIKSMIVERLNSYFDKPVIDKLVLK
- a CDS encoding 1-acyl-sn-glycerol-3-phosphate acyltransferase, which produces MQNHFDEIRPYHDEEVNAAIQNLVNDPEFIVFARYLLSGFNRMVFTKEMEKINDIAGFQKNFVVRALDVVISRSMKTLGCSGIEKLNKHTPYLFISNHRDIVLDSSFINLLLFRHGHATSQIAIGGNLLISPMITNLVRINKSFIVKRNLPARQMLEYSMLLSSYISYVIHERKESVWIAQRQGRAKDGNDKTQYGLLKMLVMHDEKNFREVFFNLPIVPVALSYEYDPCDVLKAIELYHKDNKMDFVKTPAEDYKSMIKGILEYKGNVHVAFGNLLNSRAFDDKTAGINDWLKNAASCIDRNIHCGYKLWKPNFIAYDVLNGKTGNKELYSDSEREAFIKYISGKVKKEAAEYPEKEMINIILAMYANPVKNQLALKGN